The Pseudomonas bijieensis DNA window ACGAATTGATGGCGGGGCTGACACGACAGGGCTATGCCGTCGATTGGCTCGCCGATGGTCGCGATGCGGTGTACCAGGGCAGCAGTGAGCCCTACGACCTGATTATCCTCGACCTTGGCCTGCCGGGTGTGCCGGGGCTGGAGGTACTGGCCCAGTGGCGCGCCGGCGGCCTGGCCACACCGGTGCTGATCCTCACTGCCCGCGGGTCCTGGGCCGAGCGCATCGAAGGCCTCAAGGCCGGTGCCGACGATTACTTGACCAAACCTTTTCACCCCGAAGAACTGCACTTGCGGATCCAGGCGTTGCTGCGCCGTTCCCATGGTCAGGTCAACCAGCCGACGCTGAAGTCGGCCGGGCTGCACCTGGATGAAGGGCGACAATGCGTGGTCCGCGACGGCACCGACATCCAGCTCACGGCCGCCGAGTTTCGCCTGTTGCGCTATTTCATGCTGCATCCCGAGCAGATCCTTTCCAAAAGTCATCTTGCCGAACACCTGTACGACGGTGAGACCGAGCGCGACTCCAACGTGCTGGAAGTCCACGTCAATCACCTGCGACGCAAGCTGGGACGCAGCGTCATCGAAACCCGTCGCGGCCAGGGCTACCTGTTCGGCGGGCAGGCGCAGTGAGATCCATCCAGCGACGCCTGAGCCTGGGCCTGATCGGTGTGATGGTGGTGGTCGGCCTGGTGCTGGCGCAGACCAGCCTGTGGCTGTTCGAACTGGGCTTGCAGCGTTATCTGGAAGCGGGCCTGCGCAACGACAGCGAGAACCTGCTGGTGGCCCTGGTGCGCGGCCCGCAGGGTTTGCAATTGGATGAGCGACGTTTGTCGCCGGCCTATCAGCGACCTTTTTCCGGACATTATTTCCGCATCGATTTTGCCGATGTGCACTGGCGCTCCCGTTCCCTGTGGGACCAGGAATTGCCCCGGCTCGACCACCCGGGCCTGCACAGCAACCTGCAACTGGGCCCCGAGGGCCAGAAGCTGCTGGTGCTGCGTACCGACTATCGGCGGCTCGGCCAGGCGATTTCCATCAGCGTGGCCCAGGACTACACGCCGGTGCGTGACAGTTTCCGAAGGATGCAGCAGGTTAGCCTCGGGCTCGGGTTGGCGGGGCTGCTGCTGATCCTGTTGCTGCAACGCATCACCGTGCGCCGCGCCTTGCGTCCGCTGGACCGGGCCCGGGAGCAGATTGCCCAGTTGCAGCGCGGGCAGCGTTCGCAACTCGACGAACAGGTGCCACGGGAGCTGGAGCCGCTGGTGACACAAATCAACCATCTGCTGGCCCACACCGAAGACAGCCTCAAGCGTTCACGCAACGCCCTGGGCAACCTCGGCCATGCCTTGAAAACCCCGCTGGCAGTGCTGCAAAGCCTGGCTTCGAACGAAAAGCTCGACCCGTATCCCGAGTTGCGCAAGCTGTTGCTCGAGCAATTGGAGCAGGTCCGGCAGCGCTTGAACCGCGAACTCAACCGCGCCCGCCTGTCCGGCGATGCCTTGCCCGGCGCGCATCTGGACTGCGACGCCGAACTGCCAGGATTGCTGGCCACGTTGAACATGATCCACGGCGAACACCTGCACCTGAGCTATGTCGCCCCGCCAGGCCTGCACTTGCCCTGGGACCGTGAGGACCTGCTGGAATTGCTCGGCAACCTGCTGGACAACGCCTGCAAATGGGCCGACGCCGAGGTACGCCTGACCATGACCGAAACAGCCGAGGGCTTCAGCCTGGCCGTGGAGGACGACGGCCCGGGCATCCCCAAGGACCGCCGCGACCAGGTGTTCAGCCGGGGCACGCGGCTGGACGAACAGACCGATGGACACGGCCTGGGCCTGGGCATCGTGCGGGACATCGTCGACACCTGGGGCGGCCTGCTGGCGTTGGACGACAGTGAATGGGGTGGGTTGAAGGTGGTGATCGAATTGCCCAAGCGCTGATGTCTGCGCTAACCCTTTATAGCCGTGCCATAGATTCTCTGTCTGGCTTGGCCCCCTGTGGGAGCGAGCCTGCTCGCGATGGCGTTGGGTCAGCCACATCAATGTCGACTGGCAGACCGCTATCGCGAGCAGGCTCGCTCCCACATTGGTCTGTGGTGATTGCAAACCTTGTGAAAACCCGCCCCACGGCCCTTGCAGCTTGCCGCCGCTTGCTGCAAAGTCGCGACCTTTTTTGTCCGGTGGCTTTCCATCGCTGTGCTTTGAGGTAACGATGATAAATGCAGTAATTGCTGCGGTAGGCGTCATGCTGGTACTCAGCCTGTCCCGCGTGCATGTGGTGATCGCGCTGATTATCGGCGCGTTGGTGGGTGGCCTGACAGGCGGCCTGGGGATCGAGGCGACGCTCAAGGCGTTCAATGCCGGCCTGGGTGGCGGTGCGACGGTGGCGTTGTCCTATGCCTTGCTCGGAGCCTTCGCCGTGGCGATTGCCAAGTCCGGCATGGCCCATGCCTTGGCCGACAAGGCCCTGGCCCTTGTGGATCGCCAGGACGCCGCTGGCGGCTCGGGCGTCAAGTGGGTCCTGATCGGTCTGCTGGGAACGGTCGCGGTCGCCTCCCAGAACATTTTGCCGATCCATATTGCCTTCATCCCGCTGCTGGTGCCGCCACTTCTCTATGTGCTGACCAAGTTGCAGTTGGACCGCCGGTTGATCGCCTGCGTCATGACCTTCGGCCTGATCACGCCCTACATGTTCCTGCCGGTGGGCTTCGGCAATATCTTCCTCAACGAAATCCTGCTGGCCAACATCGCCCGCAGCGGCGTGGACGTCAGCGGCATCAACGTTACCCACGCCATGGGCATTCCGGCGCTGGGCATGGTGTTCGGCTTGCTGTTGTCGTTGTTCTCCTACCGCAAGAAACGCGTCTACGACCTGAAGAAAATTGCCCGGGTCGAGCAAGTGGCCGTGCGCTACAACCCGCTGAGCCTGATGGTGGCCGGGTTTGCGGTGGCGGCGGCGTTCGCGGTGCAGCTACTGGTGGACTCGATGATCATCGGCGCCCTGGTCGGGTTCCTGATTTTCTCGCTCTCGGGAGTGGTGCGCTGGCGCGAAACCGACGACCTGTTCACCGAAGGCATGAAAATGATGGCGATGATTGGCTTCATCATGATCGCCGCCTCGGGGTTCGCCGAAGTGATGAAGGCCACCGGTGAAGTCCAGAGCCTGGTGGAAACCTCGGCGGCCTGGATCGGCCACAACAAGGGCATCGGTGCGCTGATGATGTTGTTGGTGGGGCTGCTGGTGACCATGGGCATCGGCTCGTCGTTTTCCACGGTGCCGATCCTGGCGACGATTTTCGTGCCGCTGTGCCTGCAACTGGGCTTCAGCCCGCTGGCGATCGTCTGCATCGTCGGCACCGCCGGCGCCCTGGGCGATGCCGGTTCGCCCGCCTCGGACTCGACCCTGGGCCCGACCTCCGGCCTGAACATCGACGGCCAGCACCATCACATCTGGGACACCGTGGTCCCGACCTTCATCCACTACAACCTGCCGTTGCTGGTGTTTGGCTGGGTGGCGGCGATGGTGTTGTAATCCGAGACGGCGTTGCCTGCATCGCGAGCAGGCTCGCTCCCACAGGGGACTTGCAGTGGACACAACATCTGTGAACACCTCAATCCAATGTGGGAGCGAGCCTGCTCGCGATGGGGCCCTCCAGATTCAATACCTCCCTCAAGCCTTGTTCACTTTGTCCTACAGTTTTGCCGTGCCTTGCCGTTAATACAGCTAACCACGCCAATAACACCAACAAGAGTGAACAGCATGCGCCTGAGCCTGAAGGCTAAAGTCCTGTCCCTTGCGATACTGCCGGTATTGCTGTCCGCCGTGATCATCAGCCTGACCACGGCTTTCATCTTGAAGGAACAAGCTGGCAAAGAAGTCCAGCAGACTCGCGAACGCCTGCTCAGCGAGGCCAAGGCCACGCTGCAGAACTACGTGGCGGTGGGCCTTACCGCCATCAAGCCGCTGTACGATGCCGCAGCTGCGGGCGATAACGAGACACGCGCCCAGGCGATCAAGCTGCTGTCGAATATCAGTTACGGCAAGGACGGTTATTTCTTCGGCTACGACTCCGAGACCATTCGTCTGTTCAAGGCCAACAGCCCCGATGGCGTGGGCAAGAGTTTCAAGGACAACCGCGACCCGAACGGTGTCTACGTCAACCGTGACCTGGTGAAAGTCGCCAAGGACGGGACGCATTATCTGGAATACAGCTCGCCGCTGCCCGGTAGCAAGGACCTGGTGCCCAAGCTCGGCTACACCGAATACCTGCCCAAGTGGGACCTGGCGGTCGGTAGCTCGGTCAACCTGGACGGCATCGAAGCCCAGGTGGCGCTGGTGGAAGCCAAGGTCCACGATCGCCTGCAAGGCGTGATCTTGAGCATCGTCGGGATCGCCGCGGTGGTGTTGCTGGTGATTGCGGTGGTGGGCCTGGTGCTCGCCAATACGATCCTGCGTCCCCTGCACCTGATGAAAGACAACCTCGACGACATCGCCGCGGGTGAGGGCGACCTGACCCGTCGTCTGGCCATCACCAGCCAGGACGAACTCGGTCAGTTGGCCGGTTCGTTCAACCGCTTCGTCGACAAGATCCACGGCCTGGTGCGGCAGATCACCGACATGACCTCGCAACTGACCGGCCTGGTGACGCAAGTCTCCGAACAGGCCCAGCGCTCCGAGCAGGCCATGGAGCGCCAGCGCCACGAAACCGATCAGGTCGCCACGGCGATCAACGAGATGTCCTCGGCTGCCCAGGAAGTCGCCCGCAGTGCCCAGGGCGCCGCTGTCGCGGCCCAGCAGACCGACGAGGAAGGGCAGTCGGCCAAGCGCGTGGTGGCTGGCAGCATCCAGCAGATTCATGCGTTGGTGAACGATATTCGTAGCAGCGGCGTGTCCCTGGACAGCTTGCAGCAGGACGTGGCCTCGATTGTCAGTGTGCTCGGGGTGATTCGTTCGATCGCCGAGCAGACCAACCTGCTGGCCCTCAACGCCGCCATCGAGGCCGCGCGTGCCGGGGAAGCGGGGCGTGGCTTCGCCGTGGTGGCCGATGAAGTACGGGCCCTGGCCAGCCGGACCCAGCAGAGCACTCAGGAAATCCAGGGCATGATCGACCGCCTGCAATCAGGCACCCATGCGGCGGTGGAAGCGATGCGCCGTTCCAGTGAGGCCGGCGATGGCACTTCGGAACGGGCCAACGAGGCGGGTGCTTCCCTGGACACCATGGCGCAGTTGATCGGCACCATCAATTCGATGAACGCCCAGATCGCCAGCGCTGCCGAGGAACAGACCGCAGTGGCCGAAGAAATCAACCGCAGCGTGCATCAGATCGCTGTGGCGGTGGACAGTGTCGCCGACGAAACCCAACTCGGCGCCCAGACTTCCCGCAGCCTGGCCGACCTGGGCCAGCGCCTGGGCCAACTGGTGGGGCAGTTCCGGATCTGATCCCGTCGCAGCAGGAGCTGCCGAAGGCTGCGATCTTTCGCTCTCGATCCAGATGTTTTCGCCTGGGCTACCAGGCCTTATCGGAAGCGGAGGATCGCAGCCTTCGGCAGTTTCTGCCGGGCACGGCAGGCCATCCCCAACCCTGTGGGAGCGAGCTTGCTCGCGATGACAATTTCCAGCCGAGCGCAGTTGTGGCGAGGGAGCTTGCTCCCGCTGGGTTGCGAAGCAGCCCCAAACGCTTGGGACCGCTGCGCGCTCCAGCGGGAGCAAGCTCCCTCGCCACGAATGGATTTCAGGCGGGCGCTCCCTGCACATCGCGCATCAACAACCCAAACCGCAAATCCACCGCATCCGGAATCGGCACGTACACCACATGCCCATCCCCCGGCGCCACCTCGATGCTCTGGCCTTTGACGTCCTGCAACTGATGCAGGTCGAAGTGGAAGTTGCCCTTGGGGGGTCATCAGTTCCATGTGGTCGCCCAGGCCAAAACGGTTTTTCACCCGTACTTCGGCCAGGCGTTCGCGACGTTCGCCGGTCAGTTCGCCGACGAACTGCTGGCGCTCCGACACCGAGCTGCCGTTCTGGTAGTTCTGGTACTCGTCGTGCACGTGGCGTCGTAGAAAACCTTCGGTGTAGCCGCGCTGGGCCAGGGACTCCAGGTCGGTCATCAGGCTGCGATCGAATTCCCGGCCGGCCACCGCGTCATCGATGGCCCGGCGATAGACCTGGGTGGTGCGCGCGCAATAAAAGTGCGATTTGGTCCGGCCTTCGATCTTCAACGAATGCACGCCCATGCGCGCCAGCCGCTCCACGTGCTGCACCGCTCGCAGATCCTTGGCATTCATGATGTAGGTGCCATGCTCGTCCTCGAAGGCCGGCATGGCGTCTTCCGGGCGGTTGGCTTCCTGGAGCAAAAACACCTGGTCGGTGGGCGCGCCGAGGCCCAGGGTCGGTTCCGGCTGATAGGTTTGCACGATGTCGCCCACGACGTTTTCCACCGCTGGTTGCGCCGAATATTTCCAGCGACAGGCATTGGTGCAACTGCCCTGGTTGGCATCGCGCTTGTTCAAGTAGCCGGACAGCAGGCAGCGCCCGGAATAAGCCATGCACAACGCGCCATGGACGAACACTTCCAGTTCCATGGCCGGCACCTGCTCGTGGATCTCGGCGATTTCCTCAAGGGACAGTTCCCGGGACAGGATGATCCGGCTCAAGCCCTGCTGTTGCCAGAACTCGACGCTCGCCCAGTTCACGGTATTGGCCTGCACCGACAGGTGGATCGGCATCTGCGGGAAGTGTCGGCGCATCAGCATGATCAGCCCCGGGTCGGACATGATCAGCGCGTCCGGCGCCATGGCGATCACCGGCTCCAGATCCTTGAGGAAGGTCCGCAGCTTGGCGTTGTGCGGGGCAATGTTCACCACCACGTAGAAGCGCTTGCCCATGGCTTGGGCCTCGGCAATACCCAAGGCCAGGTTCGCGTGGTCGAATTCGTTGTTGCGCACCCGCAGGCTATAGCGCGGCTGACCGGCGTACACCGCATCGGCACCGTAGGCGAAGGCGTAGCGCATGTTTTTCAGGGTGCCGGCGGGAGCGAGCAGTTCGGGGGCGGCGAGGGTCATGGTGGCGTCAGGTCGCAAAAAGCGGCGAGGGTACGCCACGGTCGGCCCGGCGGTATTGATTTGGATCAATGCCGGGTGCAAACGCGAAGGCACTCCGGCGAGTCCTGGATGACTAATGTTTATCCCGCCTTTGGACATGGAAAGCTGATGAATCGAAAGATGCTGCAAAACAAAGCCCAGATGCTGCTCCTGGTGCTGGTCACGGTCGCCTTCATCTGGATCCTGCTGCCATTTTACGGCGCGGTGTTCTGGGCGGTGATCCTGGGCATCGTCTTTGCCCCGATGCAGCGCCGCCTGCAGTTGAGGTTCGGCTGGCACCGCAATGTCACCTCGTTGTTCACGTTGAGCATCTGTGTGGTCAGCGCGATCCTGCCGGTGATCATCATCAGTACGTTATTGGTCCAGGAGGGCGCGGCGCTGTACAAGAGCCTGGAGAGCGGAGAGCTGGACATTGCCGATTACCTGGCCCGCTTCAAGGATGCCTTGCCGCCGTACTTCCAGCACCTGCTGGACCGCTTCGGCCTGGGCAACCTGAATGGCTTGCGCGACAAGATCGTCAAGAGTGCGATGCAGGGCAGCGAGTTCTTCGCCACCCAGGCCTTCAGTTTCGGCCAGGGCACGTTCCAGTTCCTGGTCAGCTTCTTCGTGATGATCTATCTGCTGTTCTTCTTTCTGCGCGACGGTCCGGAATTGGTGCGCAAAGTGCGCACGGCTGTTCCATTGGGGGAACATCAAAAACGCCGCCTGCAGTTGAAATTCAATCGGGTGGTGCGGGCCACGGTGAAAGGCAATCTGCTGGTCGCCATCAGCCAAGGTGCGCTGGGTGGGCTGATCTTCTGGATCCTGGGAATCCCGACGGTATTGCCGTGGGCGGTACTGATGGCGTTCCTGTCACTGTTGCCAGCCGTGGGGGCGGGCATTGTCTGGGCGCCGGTTGCGGTGTATTTCCTGCTTTCCGGGGCGATCTGGCAGGGTGTGGTGCTGACGCTGTTCGGGGTATTCGTGATCGGTCTGGTGGACAACTTCCTGCGTCCGATCCTGGTGGGCAAGGACACCAAGATGCCCGACTACATGGTGCTGGTCTCGACACTGGGCGGGCTGGCGGTGTTCGGGCTGAACGGTTTCGTGATCGGACCACTGATCGCCGCGCTGTTCATGTCGTGCTGGGCGTTGTTCGTCGAAAGCACGCCGCGTGTACAGTTGCCCTAGGCGCTCAACAGGTAGGGGCCGATGCGTTGCGACAATGCCTGGGCGGCAGGCAGTGAAGTCAGCGGGCCGCTGATGGTCACGCCGTCTTGCACCAGATACCAGCAGGCCAGCAACCCGAGCTCCCGGAGTGGGGCGGGAACGGCGCTGCCAATGACAGACATGATTTGAACCTTGGGCATGGGAAACCTCCATCAAACGATGGGGTTACCTTACGACTCAGAAGGAAGGACGAAAAATCAACCGGCTCAATAGTAGGAATCGATGCCGCTCAATCGACGACCAGATCGAGCATGTGCACCACTTCCTGCTCGTTGAGCAGGCCCTTGCGAACCAGGTTTTCCGCCAGCAGCGAAAGGAACTTGGCGCTGCGGTGGCCTTCCAGTTGCTTGAGTTCGGTCAGCACGTTGTACACCTTGCTGGAGGTGCACAAGCCGACAATGCGATGGGGATTTTGCGTGGGCATACCTTCGTCCTTGTTTTTATGAAGCTGTTGTTGGCGGACAATGCCAGTTTGCGGCCCTGTCATGACGCTCACGTGACAGCTTGAGTTGTTGGAAAAAGAAGCAGGATCCGGACCATAATGCCTTTTTGGCGCCGGATTATTGTTCCGGCAGCGACCTCGGGCAGGCTCATACGACCATCTGGTCTGTTTTTCACCCACAAAAAAGGCCCTGGATCTTTCGATCCAGGGGCTTTTTCTGTTGCTGTCTGGCTCCACGACCTGGACTCGAACCAGGGACCCAGTGATTAACAGTCACTTGCTCTACCAACTGAGCTATCGCGGAATGGCGCGTATGTTACTGATTGGAAAAGAGAAGTCAAGCGTCTATTGCCGGGCGGCGCATTCCTGGGGCCCATTGGCGGTCAATCAACAATTGCGGTTACCGCAATGGCGGGAGAGGGCTACCATGCTTGCCCGGAAGTGGCAGGACGCGCTGCCGGCCATTCGCCGACATTGAGGTACGCGCCATGAACCATCTGTTACCGCTCCACACAGCCAGCTGCGCCGAGGTGTCGTTATGAGTACCGCGCAGATCAGCTTGCCCAAAGGGGGTGGGACCGCACGCCGAGAAACTCTACGACGCCATCACCCAGGCCAGCACCGCCGAGGAACTGAACCGCGCTGGCGGCAAGGCCGAAGGTTTTGTCCTGGGGCTGGAAAGCACCAAAGCGATCAAGAGCCAGGTGGCCGAGTCGTTGTATGTCATCTATGACGATGCGGCGAGCCAGCGGGCGACGGAGCTTTAGCCTCGCCGAAAGTGTCGTGCCTGGTGCTTTGTGGCCTTGCTTTTGTGGCGAGGGAGCTTGCTCCCGCTGGGCTGCGAAGCAGCCCCAAAAAATGCTGGGCTAATCAACCTGAAGTACCGAGGTGGCTGGCTTTAGGGCTGCTGCGCAGCCCAGCGGGAGCAAGCTCCCTCGCCACAGGTTCAGGGTGCACCTGTTCTTGCGGGGACACTTCAAAAAAAACGGGAAACGGGAAGCCTTGGCTTCCCGTTTTTCATGTCGCTGGGCTTCAGATCACCTGAACGATGGCCTTGGTCACCGCATCGATGTTGTTCTGGTTCAACGCAGCCACGCAGATGCGCCCGGTGTCCAGGGCATAGATGCCGAACTCGTTGCGCAGGCGCGTCACTTGTTCAACGGTCAGGCCGGAGTAGGAGAACATCCCGCTCTGGCGTGCGACGAAACTGAAGTCGTGCTGCGGGGCGGCCTTGGCCAGCATGTCGACCATCTGGTTGCGCATGCCGCGAATCCGCAGGCGCATTTCGGCCAGTTCGGCTTCCCACTGCGCGCGCAGCTCCGGGCTGTTGAGTACGGCGGCGACGATGCTGGCGCCGTGGGTTGGCGGGTTGGAGTAGTTGGTGCGGATCACGCGCTTGACCTGGGACAGCACGCGAGCACTTTCTTCTTTTGATTCGCTGACGATCGACAATGCGCCGACGCGCTCGCCGTACAGCGAGAACGACTTGGAGAACGAGCTGGAGGCGAAGAAGGTCAGGCCCGATTCGGCGAACAGGCGCACGGCCGCTGCGTCTTCGTCGATGCCGTCGCCAAAGCCCTGGTAGGCCATGTCCAGGAACGGTACGTGATTCTTGGCCTTGACCACGGCCAGTACGTCTTTCCAGTCTTGCGGGCTCAGGTCCACGCCAGTCGGGTTGTGGCAGCAGGCGTGCAGCACAACGATCGAGCGGTCGGGCAGGGCGTTGAGGTCTTCCAGCAGACCGCTGCGGTTCACGTCGTGGGTGGCGGCGTCGTAGTAGCGATAGTTCTGCACCGGGAAGCCGGCGGTTTCGAACAGCGCGCGGTGGTTTTCCCAGCTTGGGTCGCTGATGGCGACGACGGCGTCAGGCAGCAGTTGCTTGAGGAAGTCGGCACCGATCTTCAGGGCGCCGGTTCCGCCCACGGCCTGGGTGGTGATGACGCGGCCGGAGGCGATCAGTGGCGAATCCTTGCCGAACAGCAAAGTCTGGACCGCCTGGTCGTAGGCGGCGATACCGTCGATCGGCAGGTAACCACGGGAAACGTGCTGAGCCACGCGAGCCGTCTCGGCTTCGACAACCGCGCGCAGGAGTGGAATGCGCCCCTCCTCGTTGCAGTAAACACCCACGCCCAGGTTGACCTTATTGGTACGGGTGTCGGCGTTGAAAGCTTCGTTGAGGCCCAGGATGGGGTCGCGGGGTGCCAATTCGACAGCGGAAAACAGGCTCATTATTGCGCGGCTCTGAATGGAGTGAGGGGGACGTGTCGCGCTCCAGCCGGATGCACTAGAGCGGTGCACAAACGGGGAGCTAGTATAGAGGCCATCACCCGGTACGGCGACAGGCGATTCGGCTTTTGCGGTAAGTATTTTCGATTTTTTTTGACCGTTAGTCCCTTCTCCGCGTCAAAGTCTGCAAGGCGTGTAGGACGTTCGTCTTGAAAGCGAAGGCATTCACCTCCACATTGTGTGCATCCCAGCTTTTTCCTCGGACGGCATCAGTCGTTTCGGTCTTTCTCATTCCTGTCGGCTGGCCGACAGGAATGAACCCAGAGGTTATGTCATGTCTGAATTCCAGCTAGTCACCCGATTCCAGCCCGCCGGCGACCAGCCGGAAGCCATTCGCCTGATGGTCGAAGGCATCGAGGCCGGGCTGGCGCACCAGACGCTGCTCGGTGTGACCGGCTCGGGCAAGACCTTCAGCATTGCCAACGTGATTGCCCAGGTGCAGCGCCCAACCCTGGTACTGGCGCCGAACAAGACCCTGGCCGCGCAGCTATACGGTGAGTTCAAGGCGTTTTTTCCGAATAACGCCGTGGAGTACTTCGTTTCCTACTACGACTACTACCAGCCCGAGGCCTACGTGCCGTCGTCGGACACCTTCATCGAGAAGGATGCCTCGATCAACGACCACATCGAACAGATGCGCCTGTCGGCGACCAAGGCCTTGCTCGAGCGCAAGGACGCGATCATCGTCACCACGGTGTCGTGCATCTACGGTCTGGGCAGCCCGGAAACCTACCTGAAGATGGTGCTGCACGTGGACCGCGGCGACAAACTCGACCAGCGCGCCTTGCTCAGGCGCCTGGCGGACTTGCAATACACCCGCAACGACATGGATTTTGCCCGGGCGACGTTCCGGGTGCGCGGCGATGTGATCGACATCTACCCGGCGGAATCGGACCTCGAAGCGATCCGCATCGAGCTGTTCGACGATGAAGTGGAGAGCATTTCCGCGTTCGACCCGCTGACCGGCGAAGTCATCCGCAAGCTGCCGCGTTTCACCTTCTACCCCAAGAGCCACTATGTAACGCCGCGGGAAACCCTGCTGGACGCCATCGAGGGGATCAAGGTCGAGCTGCAGGAGCGCCTGGAATACCTGCGGTCGAACAACAAGCTGGTAGAAGC harbors:
- a CDS encoding response regulator transcription factor, translating into MRLLLVEDHVPLADELMAGLTRQGYAVDWLADGRDAVYQGSSEPYDLIILDLGLPGVPGLEVLAQWRAGGLATPVLILTARGSWAERIEGLKAGADDYLTKPFHPEELHLRIQALLRRSHGQVNQPTLKSAGLHLDEGRQCVVRDGTDIQLTAAEFRLLRYFMLHPEQILSKSHLAEHLYDGETERDSNVLEVHVNHLRRKLGRSVIETRRGQGYLFGGQAQ
- a CDS encoding sensor histidine kinase gives rise to the protein MRSIQRRLSLGLIGVMVVVGLVLAQTSLWLFELGLQRYLEAGLRNDSENLLVALVRGPQGLQLDERRLSPAYQRPFSGHYFRIDFADVHWRSRSLWDQELPRLDHPGLHSNLQLGPEGQKLLVLRTDYRRLGQAISISVAQDYTPVRDSFRRMQQVSLGLGLAGLLLILLLQRITVRRALRPLDRAREQIAQLQRGQRSQLDEQVPRELEPLVTQINHLLAHTEDSLKRSRNALGNLGHALKTPLAVLQSLASNEKLDPYPELRKLLLEQLEQVRQRLNRELNRARLSGDALPGAHLDCDAELPGLLATLNMIHGEHLHLSYVAPPGLHLPWDREDLLELLGNLLDNACKWADAEVRLTMTETAEGFSLAVEDDGPGIPKDRRDQVFSRGTRLDEQTDGHGLGLGIVRDIVDTWGGLLALDDSEWGGLKVVIELPKR
- a CDS encoding Na+/H+ antiporter family protein gives rise to the protein MNAVIAAVGVMLVLSLSRVHVVIALIIGALVGGLTGGLGIEATLKAFNAGLGGGATVALSYALLGAFAVAIAKSGMAHALADKALALVDRQDAAGGSGVKWVLIGLLGTVAVASQNILPIHIAFIPLLVPPLLYVLTKLQLDRRLIACVMTFGLITPYMFLPVGFGNIFLNEILLANIARSGVDVSGINVTHAMGIPALGMVFGLLLSLFSYRKKRVYDLKKIARVEQVAVRYNPLSLMVAGFAVAAAFAVQLLVDSMIIGALVGFLIFSLSGVVRWRETDDLFTEGMKMMAMIGFIMIAASGFAEVMKATGEVQSLVETSAAWIGHNKGIGALMMLLVGLLVTMGIGSSFSTVPILATIFVPLCLQLGFSPLAIVCIVGTAGALGDAGSPASDSTLGPTSGLNIDGQHHHIWDTVVPTFIHYNLPLLVFGWVAAMVL
- a CDS encoding methyl-accepting chemotaxis protein; this translates as MRLSLKAKVLSLAILPVLLSAVIISLTTAFILKEQAGKEVQQTRERLLSEAKATLQNYVAVGLTAIKPLYDAAAAGDNETRAQAIKLLSNISYGKDGYFFGYDSETIRLFKANSPDGVGKSFKDNRDPNGVYVNRDLVKVAKDGTHYLEYSSPLPGSKDLVPKLGYTEYLPKWDLAVGSSVNLDGIEAQVALVEAKVHDRLQGVILSIVGIAAVVLLVIAVVGLVLANTILRPLHLMKDNLDDIAAGEGDLTRRLAITSQDELGQLAGSFNRFVDKIHGLVRQITDMTSQLTGLVTQVSEQAQRSEQAMERQRHETDQVATAINEMSSAAQEVARSAQGAAVAAQQTDEEGQSAKRVVAGSIQQIHALVNDIRSSGVSLDSLQQDVASIVSVLGVIRSIAEQTNLLALNAAIEAARAGEAGRGFAVVADEVRALASRTQQSTQEIQGMIDRLQSGTHAAVEAMRRSSEAGDGTSERANEAGASLDTMAQLIGTINSMNAQIASAAEEQTAVAEEINRSVHQIAVAVDSVADETQLGAQTSRSLADLGQRLGQLVGQFRI
- a CDS encoding AI-2E family transporter; the encoded protein is MNRKMLQNKAQMLLLVLVTVAFIWILLPFYGAVFWAVILGIVFAPMQRRLQLRFGWHRNVTSLFTLSICVVSAILPVIIISTLLVQEGAALYKSLESGELDIADYLARFKDALPPYFQHLLDRFGLGNLNGLRDKIVKSAMQGSEFFATQAFSFGQGTFQFLVSFFVMIYLLFFFLRDGPELVRKVRTAVPLGEHQKRRLQLKFNRVVRATVKGNLLVAISQGALGGLIFWILGIPTVLPWAVLMAFLSLLPAVGAGIVWAPVAVYFLLSGAIWQGVVLTLFGVFVIGLVDNFLRPILVGKDTKMPDYMVLVSTLGGLAVFGLNGFVIGPLIAALFMSCWALFVESTPRVQLP
- a CDS encoding amino acid aminotransferase; amino-acid sequence: MSLFSAVELAPRDPILGLNEAFNADTRTNKVNLGVGVYCNEEGRIPLLRAVVEAETARVAQHVSRGYLPIDGIAAYDQAVQTLLFGKDSPLIASGRVITTQAVGGTGALKIGADFLKQLLPDAVVAISDPSWENHRALFETAGFPVQNYRYYDAATHDVNRSGLLEDLNALPDRSIVVLHACCHNPTGVDLSPQDWKDVLAVVKAKNHVPFLDMAYQGFGDGIDEDAAAVRLFAESGLTFFASSSFSKSFSLYGERVGALSIVSESKEESARVLSQVKRVIRTNYSNPPTHGASIVAAVLNSPELRAQWEAELAEMRLRIRGMRNQMVDMLAKAAPQHDFSFVARQSGMFSYSGLTVEQVTRLRNEFGIYALDTGRICVAALNQNNIDAVTKAIVQVI